The Apibacter raozihei genome contains a region encoding:
- the bcp gene encoding thioredoxin-dependent thiol peroxidase — MLTIGDKIPQFEGVDQEGKTITYQEFQGKKLVVYFYPKANTPGCTAEGCSLRDNYHVLQAEGYSILGVSADTIQKQKQFHDKYNFPFPLIADTDKKIIQAFGAWGKKKFMGREFDGILRYTFIIDENGIITNIITKVKTKNHAEQIIEQNKK, encoded by the coding sequence ATGTTAACTATAGGAGATAAAATTCCCCAGTTTGAAGGGGTAGATCAGGAAGGAAAAACAATAACTTATCAGGAGTTTCAAGGCAAAAAATTAGTAGTGTATTTTTATCCAAAGGCTAATACGCCCGGGTGTACTGCTGAAGGATGTAGCCTAAGAGATAATTATCATGTATTGCAAGCAGAAGGATATTCTATTTTAGGTGTAAGTGCTGATACAATTCAAAAACAAAAACAATTTCATGATAAATACAATTTTCCATTTCCATTGATTGCAGATACCGATAAGAAAATTATCCAGGCATTTGGTGCTTGGGGAAAGAAAAAGTTTATGGGCAGAGAGTTTGATGGAATATTAAGATACACTTTTATAATTGATGAAAACGGAATAATAACTAACATAATAACTAAAGTAAAAACTAAAAATCACGCAGAACAAATCATTGAGCAAAATAAAAAATAA
- the recA gene encoding recombinase RecA yields the protein MAEKESANSSDAKKKALNLILDKLDKTYGKGAVMRMGDKPVEEVDVIPTGSFGLDLALGVNGYPRGRVIEIFGPESSGKTTLTLHAIAEAQKKGGIAAFIDAEHAFDPTYAQKLGINLDDLIISQPDDGEQALEIADNLIRSGAIDIVVVDSVAALTPRAEIEGEMGDSKMGLHARLMSQALRKLTGTISKTKCTVIFINQLREKIGVMFGNPETTTGGNALKFYASVRIDIRKSGTPIKDGEHAIGSRVKVKVVKNKVAPPFRQAEFDVMYGEGISKVGEVLDLGVEMGIVGKSGSWFSYQDTKLGQGRDAVKQLLKDNVELLEEIEVQIKEKLAAG from the coding sequence ATGGCAGAAAAAGAGTCAGCAAATAGTTCTGATGCTAAGAAAAAAGCATTGAATTTAATTCTGGATAAATTAGATAAAACTTACGGCAAAGGAGCTGTAATGAGAATGGGAGACAAACCGGTCGAAGAGGTAGATGTAATTCCTACCGGTTCTTTCGGATTAGATTTAGCACTGGGCGTGAATGGATATCCAAGAGGTAGGGTGATTGAAATATTTGGACCGGAATCTTCAGGTAAAACAACTTTGACATTGCATGCAATTGCAGAAGCCCAAAAAAAAGGCGGTATAGCAGCTTTTATTGATGCTGAACATGCTTTTGATCCTACCTATGCGCAAAAGCTAGGTATAAACCTTGATGATTTGATTATCTCGCAACCGGATGATGGCGAACAAGCTTTGGAAATAGCTGATAATTTAATACGTTCAGGAGCTATTGATATTGTTGTTGTCGATTCAGTCGCTGCACTTACACCCAGAGCAGAAATTGAAGGAGAAATGGGCGATTCCAAAATGGGGTTACATGCACGTCTAATGTCTCAGGCATTACGAAAACTTACCGGAACAATCAGCAAGACCAAGTGTACAGTTATATTTATTAACCAGCTGAGGGAAAAAATTGGTGTTATGTTTGGTAATCCTGAAACAACAACAGGAGGGAATGCACTCAAATTTTATGCTTCAGTTAGAATTGATATAAGAAAATCAGGTACACCAATTAAAGATGGGGAACATGCTATAGGTAGCCGTGTAAAAGTTAAGGTTGTTAAAAATAAAGTTGCTCCTCCGTTTCGTCAGGCCGAATTTGATGTTATGTATGGGGAAGGAATTTCAAAAGTAGGAGAAGTTTTAGATTTAGGTGTAGAGATGGGAATCGTTGGTAAATCTGGTTCTTGGTTCAGTTATCAGGATACCAAGCTAGGACAAGGTAGAGATGCTGTAAAACAATTACTAAAAGATAATGTTGAATTGTTAGAAGAAATCGAAGTCCAGATTAAAGAAAAATTAGCTGCCGGTTAA
- a CDS encoding tyrosine-protein phosphatase: MKNYLLKIGIACIGFIQAISCSNDDTATTNTSLINGKDISTYASLTANKSIQKSEFSVLNNGNWKLYEGDNSNFNFDIPLLQGTSEGKYLLDNQIFKLYCFEWKDGSRNILGLRQLPIEGQPNFRDLGGYKTRDGKYVKWGAVFRSGKCNILTSNDLSYLSTIPLKTIIDFRSESERTFEPDRVPTSVKTQIQLPIEPGNLSSINISDVLANGDVASSKQFLVDANKILVLNFQNEYKTFFAHLMNQDSKPIMFHCTAGKDRAGLAAALFLSSLGVDRETVIQDYLLTNTLTGVTMESMKAKYGDNATAECMYYLYSVQKEYIEAAFSTIEKEYGSVENYLTQQLNVDLNLMKSLYLY, translated from the coding sequence ATGAAAAATTATTTATTAAAGATAGGAATTGCATGTATCGGATTTATACAAGCTATATCTTGTAGCAATGATGATACGGCTACAACTAATACTAGCCTGATTAATGGTAAAGATATCTCGACATATGCTTCGCTTACTGCAAACAAATCAATTCAAAAAAGTGAATTTAGCGTTCTAAACAACGGAAACTGGAAGCTTTATGAGGGCGATAATTCAAATTTTAATTTTGATATACCTCTTTTACAAGGAACCAGTGAAGGCAAATATTTGCTTGACAATCAAATATTTAAACTTTATTGCTTTGAATGGAAAGATGGTTCAAGAAACATTTTAGGTCTCAGACAGTTACCTATTGAAGGACAACCTAATTTTCGTGATTTAGGGGGATATAAAACCCGAGATGGTAAATATGTAAAATGGGGTGCTGTGTTCAGGTCCGGTAAATGCAATATACTTACGAGTAATGATCTCTCCTATTTGTCTACTATTCCTTTAAAAACTATTATTGATTTTCGCTCTGAGAGTGAAAGAACTTTCGAACCGGACAGGGTTCCTACCAGTGTAAAAACACAAATTCAATTACCTATTGAACCTGGAAATCTAAGTTCAATAAATATTTCAGATGTTCTTGCTAATGGTGATGTGGCCTCTTCTAAACAATTTTTAGTTGATGCTAATAAAATATTGGTTTTAAATTTTCAAAATGAATATAAAACTTTTTTTGCTCATTTAATGAATCAAGATAGTAAACCAATCATGTTTCATTGTACGGCAGGCAAAGACAGAGCTGGTTTAGCTGCCGCTCTATTTTTATCATCTTTAGGTGTAGATAGAGAAACTGTTATTCAGGATTATCTTCTTACAAATACCCTAACCGGAGTAACTATGGAATCAATGAAAGCTAAATACGGTGATAATGCTACTGCTGAATGTATGTATTACTTATATTCGGTACAAAAAGAATATATTGAGGCTGCTTTTTCTACCATAGAAAAGGAATATGGAAGCGTGGAAAATTATTTAACTCAACAGCTTAATGTTGATTTAAACCTTATGAAAAGCTTATATTTATATTAA
- a CDS encoding FUSC family protein, with protein MNIKISSGFKENLKSLVEFKKTERKWHLPVLAAFCVGVPLLSGLFMNQVANGILASISGLVVLYLPQTAIANRMTTLMICSFGFVVSFFAGLIFSFNPWVASITLGLYASVMYWITKYFRLKPPGYFFFILIASVAICMPFQPDQISAKLGIITMGTISTCMLAFIYSLITLKKYSDRTEIIIVNKSSYSNITESIITGLFIGAALMLAYCLNLTNPYWVPVSCAAVMQGSTSKHVWQRSLHRIIGTFIGIGLASALLSTHMSAISICISIVILQFIVEMLVTRHYGAAIIFVTALTIFMAEGGKTIDTQPSVSIYARFLDITIGSCIGALGGWFLYHQKLHRNMHKHLRKTKIRLTNSSKRKKTYP; from the coding sequence ATGAATATAAAAATAAGTTCAGGGTTTAAAGAAAATTTAAAAAGTCTAGTAGAATTTAAAAAAACTGAAAGAAAATGGCATTTGCCGGTTTTAGCAGCATTTTGTGTGGGTGTACCTCTGTTATCGGGGCTTTTTATGAATCAGGTTGCTAATGGTATCTTAGCAAGTATATCCGGTTTGGTAGTGTTATATTTACCGCAGACCGCAATAGCTAATAGAATGACAACTCTAATGATATGTTCGTTCGGATTTGTAGTTTCATTTTTCGCAGGGCTTATTTTTAGTTTCAATCCTTGGGTAGCATCCATAACGCTGGGTCTTTATGCATCTGTAATGTATTGGATAACCAAATATTTTAGGTTAAAACCACCAGGATATTTCTTTTTTATTTTAATTGCATCCGTTGCAATATGTATGCCGTTTCAACCTGATCAAATATCGGCTAAACTGGGTATTATTACAATGGGAACTATTTCAACCTGTATGTTGGCTTTTATATACAGTTTAATAACCCTAAAAAAATACTCAGATCGGACAGAAATAATTATTGTCAATAAAAGTTCATATTCAAATATTACAGAATCAATAATTACAGGATTATTTATCGGGGCAGCATTAATGCTGGCTTACTGCTTAAATCTAACTAATCCCTATTGGGTGCCGGTATCTTGTGCAGCAGTAATGCAGGGTTCAACCAGCAAACATGTTTGGCAGCGAAGCCTTCACAGAATAATAGGTACATTTATAGGTATCGGATTAGCTTCTGCTCTGTTAAGTACCCATATGTCGGCAATTTCAATATGTATAAGTATAGTTATTTTACAATTTATTGTAGAAATGTTGGTGACCAGACATTATGGAGCTGCAATTATCTTCGTTACAGCTTTAACCATATTCATGGCTGAAGGTGGAAAAACAATTGATACACAACCGTCTGTGTCAATTTATGCCCGATTTCTGGATATAACTATTGGCAGTTGCATAGGTGCATTAGGGGGATGGTTTTTATATCATCAAAAACTACATAGAAATATGCATAAGCATCTTCGAAAAACAAAAATTCGACTTACTAACAGCTCAAAAAGAAAAAAAACTTATCCGTAA
- the gltB gene encoding glutamate synthase large subunit: MWKKEVIQKGLYSPEYEHDVCGVGLIVHTKGVRSHSIIENGLQVLENMTHRGAESADNKTGDGAGIMMQIPHEFVLLQGIAVPEKGRYGSGLVFFPKEKSEEEKAKAILEDLINKEKLTFLAFRDVPVNSHILGETSIETEPIIKQIFISGEDFSQEQLELKLYLLRKKYEKAILEADIKDKRSCYIVSLSTRTIIYKGMLTSCQLRQYFPDLLHPNFTSAIALVHSRFSTNTFPTWDLAQPFRLVGHNGEINTIKGNRLWMEARESVLKSEKIGEIKDIWPIVQQGMSDSASFDNVLEFLVMSGKSLPHALAMMIPESWNDKNPISSDLKAFYEYHSILMEPWDGPATILFSDGRYAGGLLDRNGLRPARYLITHKDVMVVASETGVLHFDPSEIREKGRLRPGKMLMVDIEEGTIKYDKELKENLAKAYPYKRWLGKNRISLDGISSGRSVKYELDNLETKLSAFRYYREDIEKLLIPMAVDGKEPIGSMGNDTPIAVLSKEPNQLFNYFRQHFAQVTNPPIDPIREELVMSLAGYIGSLHKNILEPMPEHCKMVGLAYPIITNKELDLLLHLDYKGFKSSVIPMTFSPDDHSPTKGLEEGLEIVCKKVEEAVDGGSNYIILSDRTASLKEIAIPSLLAVSAVHHYLVNKRKRMQVDLVIESAEPREVMHFALLFGYGANAVNPYLSFAVLDSLVKRGEIQMMFPTAEKNYMKSIHKGLLKVLSKMGISTLKSYIGAQVFEAVGINTGVLSTYFGNTVSKIEGIDLGDIAEDAIQAFNKAYKENYNSTFYENLGFYSWRKDKEAHAWNPETIAKLQIATRTGDYSKFKEFTREVDYKTNKIFIRDFFDFKSNQPVDISEVEPASSIMKRFVTGAMSFGSISKEAHEAMAVAMNTIGGKSNTGEGGELAERFATNARSAIKQVASGRFGVTTEYLVNADEIQIKVAQGAKPGEGGQLPGFKVDNVIAKTRHSIPGISLISPPPHHDIYSIEDLAQLIYDLKNVNPRAIISVKLVSESGVGTIAAGVAKAKADLILISGCDGGTGASPLSSIKHAGLPLEIGLAEAQQTLVLNNLRGNIRLQADGQIKTGKDILVAAMLGAEEFGFATSALIILGCVMMRKCHLNTCPVGVATQNEALRAKFKGKSDYLINFFNFLAEEVREHLAALGFKRLEDVVGRADLLYAKKEGINTRQEKLDFSRILYYPQENKNSIRQAILQDHKIDKVLDRELIEICHPAIDKAMPVSLTHAIKNTDRTVGSMLSGEIARKYGNQGLPENTICCSFKGSAGQSFGAFLSRGVTFTLKGDANDYLGKGLSGGRIILLPPGSSNFRPESNIIAGNTLLYGATSGEVYINGQVGERFCVRNSGAIAVVEGAGDHCCEYMTGGRTVVLGKTGRNFAAGMSGGIAYVYDIDGDFDYYCNMEMVELSLIEDSSDNRELQNLITTHYEHTQSPIARRILDNWNEEVNRFIKVMPIEYKRVLQEEKMKAINEKISKVEYDY, encoded by the coding sequence ATGTGGAAAAAAGAAGTAATACAAAAGGGATTGTATAGCCCCGAATATGAGCATGATGTTTGTGGGGTAGGATTGATAGTTCACACTAAAGGTGTGCGTTCGCATTCAATTATTGAGAATGGGCTTCAGGTGCTGGAAAACATGACTCATAGAGGAGCAGAAAGTGCAGATAATAAAACAGGAGACGGTGCCGGTATCATGATGCAGATTCCTCATGAATTTGTTCTTCTTCAGGGTATTGCCGTTCCCGAAAAAGGGAGATACGGATCCGGACTGGTTTTCTTTCCTAAAGAAAAAAGCGAAGAGGAAAAAGCTAAAGCTATTTTAGAAGATTTAATAAATAAAGAAAAACTTACGTTTTTAGCGTTCAGAGATGTTCCCGTCAATAGTCATATACTTGGAGAAACATCAATAGAAACCGAGCCTATAATTAAACAAATTTTTATCTCAGGAGAAGATTTTTCACAAGAACAATTAGAACTAAAACTTTATTTGTTAAGAAAAAAATATGAAAAAGCAATATTAGAAGCAGATATAAAAGATAAAAGGAGTTGTTACATTGTCAGTCTGTCCACAAGAACAATTATTTACAAAGGAATGTTGACATCTTGTCAATTAAGGCAATATTTCCCTGATTTGTTACATCCCAACTTTACAAGCGCAATAGCATTGGTTCACTCAAGGTTTAGTACAAATACATTCCCTACCTGGGATTTAGCTCAGCCTTTTCGCCTCGTAGGGCATAACGGTGAAATCAATACGATTAAAGGTAATCGTTTATGGATGGAGGCAAGAGAAAGCGTACTTAAATCCGAAAAAATCGGAGAAATAAAAGATATTTGGCCTATTGTACAACAAGGAATGAGTGATAGTGCATCCTTTGATAATGTATTAGAATTTCTGGTAATGTCTGGAAAATCTCTTCCTCACGCATTGGCAATGATGATTCCAGAATCATGGAACGATAAAAATCCTATTTCTTCAGATCTTAAAGCTTTTTACGAATATCATAGTATTTTAATGGAGCCATGGGATGGGCCTGCAACTATTTTATTTAGTGATGGTAGATATGCCGGCGGACTGCTCGATAGAAATGGATTACGTCCGGCAAGATATTTAATAACCCATAAAGATGTAATGGTTGTAGCGTCAGAAACAGGAGTATTACACTTTGATCCTTCTGAAATTAGAGAAAAAGGCCGGTTAAGACCTGGGAAAATGCTGATGGTAGACATTGAAGAAGGAACTATTAAATATGATAAAGAATTAAAAGAAAATTTAGCCAAAGCTTACCCATATAAAAGATGGCTAGGTAAAAACAGAATATCTCTCGATGGTATAAGTTCTGGAAGATCTGTTAAATATGAGTTGGATAATTTAGAAACAAAACTTTCCGCTTTCAGGTATTATAGAGAGGATATTGAAAAATTATTAATACCCATGGCTGTAGATGGGAAAGAACCTATTGGTTCTATGGGAAATGATACTCCTATAGCGGTTTTGTCAAAAGAACCCAACCAGTTATTCAATTATTTCAGACAGCATTTTGCACAGGTTACTAATCCTCCTATTGATCCTATAAGAGAGGAATTGGTAATGTCTTTGGCCGGGTATATAGGTTCATTACATAAAAATATTTTGGAGCCAATGCCGGAACATTGTAAAATGGTAGGATTGGCCTATCCTATAATTACGAATAAAGAGCTTGATTTACTTTTACATCTTGATTATAAAGGTTTTAAGTCTTCAGTTATTCCTATGACATTCTCGCCTGATGATCATTCACCTACGAAAGGATTAGAGGAAGGATTAGAAATAGTTTGTAAAAAAGTTGAAGAAGCTGTAGATGGTGGAAGTAATTACATTATTTTAAGTGATCGTACTGCAAGTCTGAAAGAAATAGCTATTCCTTCACTATTAGCAGTTTCAGCTGTACACCATTATCTGGTAAACAAAAGGAAAAGAATGCAGGTTGATTTGGTTATAGAATCTGCCGAACCCCGGGAAGTTATGCATTTTGCCTTGCTGTTTGGGTATGGCGCAAATGCAGTTAATCCGTATTTGTCATTTGCCGTTTTAGATAGTCTGGTGAAAAGAGGAGAAATTCAGATGATGTTTCCTACAGCGGAAAAAAATTATATGAAATCTATTCATAAAGGTCTTCTTAAAGTGCTTTCTAAAATGGGGATTTCAACCCTGAAAAGTTACATAGGTGCACAAGTATTTGAAGCTGTAGGAATTAATACAGGTGTATTGAGTACTTATTTTGGTAATACAGTCTCAAAAATCGAAGGAATTGATTTAGGAGATATTGCAGAAGATGCAATACAGGCATTTAATAAAGCATATAAAGAAAATTATAATTCCACATTTTATGAAAATTTAGGATTTTATTCTTGGAGAAAAGATAAAGAAGCGCATGCTTGGAATCCCGAGACCATAGCTAAACTACAGATAGCTACCAGAACTGGCGATTATAGCAAATTTAAAGAGTTTACCCGTGAGGTCGATTATAAAACCAATAAAATATTTATTCGTGACTTTTTTGATTTCAAGTCCAATCAACCCGTAGATATAAGCGAAGTAGAACCGGCATCTTCCATAATGAAACGGTTTGTAACGGGAGCTATGTCCTTTGGCTCTATTAGCAAAGAAGCCCATGAAGCCATGGCGGTTGCTATGAATACAATTGGAGGAAAAAGTAATACAGGAGAAGGAGGAGAGCTGGCAGAACGTTTTGCTACAAATGCGCGCTCAGCTATCAAGCAGGTAGCTTCCGGACGTTTTGGAGTTACCACGGAATATTTGGTAAATGCAGATGAAATTCAAATTAAAGTTGCTCAGGGAGCAAAACCAGGAGAAGGAGGACAGTTACCGGGTTTTAAAGTGGATAATGTTATTGCTAAGACCAGACATTCCATACCGGGTATATCCCTAATATCTCCGCCACCCCATCACGATATATACTCAATTGAAGACTTAGCACAGTTAATTTATGATTTGAAAAATGTAAATCCCAGAGCTATAATAAGTGTTAAGTTAGTATCAGAAAGTGGAGTAGGAACCATTGCAGCAGGAGTAGCTAAAGCAAAAGCAGATTTAATTTTAATCAGTGGTTGCGACGGAGGTACCGGAGCCAGCCCTTTAAGTTCTATTAAACATGCAGGCTTACCATTAGAAATAGGTTTAGCAGAAGCTCAGCAGACTTTGGTACTTAATAACTTAAGAGGTAATATTCGATTACAGGCTGACGGACAAATTAAAACAGGGAAAGATATTTTAGTAGCGGCTATGCTAGGTGCTGAAGAATTTGGATTTGCTACAAGTGCCCTGATAATTTTAGGTTGTGTTATGATGAGAAAATGTCACTTAAATACCTGTCCGGTAGGGGTTGCTACACAAAATGAAGCACTAAGAGCCAAGTTTAAAGGGAAAAGTGACTATCTAATCAATTTCTTTAATTTCCTTGCGGAAGAAGTCCGGGAACATCTGGCTGCACTAGGATTTAAAAGATTGGAAGATGTTGTTGGACGAGCAGATCTTTTATATGCTAAAAAAGAAGGTATAAATACTCGTCAGGAAAAATTAGATTTTTCAAGAATACTTTACTATCCACAAGAGAATAAAAACTCAATACGTCAGGCAATACTTCAGGATCATAAAATTGATAAAGTATTAGACAGGGAACTTATAGAAATTTGTCATCCCGCAATTGATAAAGCCATGCCGGTTTCGCTTACCCATGCTATTAAAAATACGGATAGAACCGTAGGATCTATGCTTTCCGGTGAAATTGCCAGAAAATATGGCAACCAGGGCCTTCCGGAAAATACGATATGTTGTTCATTTAAAGGATCAGCAGGACAAAGTTTCGGAGCTTTTTTATCCAGAGGAGTTACATTTACATTAAAAGGAGATGCTAATGATTATTTAGGAAAAGGGCTTTCAGGAGGAAGAATTATATTATTACCCCCAGGTTCATCCAACTTCAGACCTGAAAGTAACATAATAGCTGGAAATACACTTTTATACGGAGCAACATCAGGAGAAGTTTACATAAACGGACAGGTAGGAGAAAGATTTTGTGTGAGAAACAGTGGAGCTATTGCAGTAGTTGAAGGTGCAGGAGATCATTGCTGTGAATATATGACCGGAGGTAGAACCGTAGTATTAGGTAAAACCGGAAGAAACTTTGCCGCTGGAATGAGTGGTGGAATCGCTTACGTCTATGACATAGATGGTGATTTTGACTATTACTGTAACATGGAAATGGTGGAGTTGTCTTTAATTGAAGATTCGTCAGATAATCGGGAACTACAAAATCTGATAACCACACATTATGAACATACTCAAAGTCCTATAGCCCGAAGAATTCTGGATAATTGGAACGAAGAGGTTAATCGCTTTATAAAAGTAATGCCGATTGAATACAAAAGGGTATTACAGGAAGAAAAGATGAAAGCAATTAATGAAAAAATTTCAAAAGTAGAATACGATTATTAA
- a CDS encoding glutamate synthase subunit beta, producing MGNPKAFLTVYRKEAGYRPKHERILDYGEVEQTLNTEDRLLQASRCMDCGVPFCQYGCPLGNKMPEWQDFIYKGNWKRAAHSLQSTNDFPEFTGRVCPAPCEKTCVLAIDDSPVTIRENEAAVMEHAYSEGHMKPQPPLERTGKRVAVIGSGPAGMAVANQLNKKGHMVTVFEKENSIGGLLRYGIPDFKLNKNIVQRRVELMKEEGVEFVTNTEVGKDIKSSELVAQFDAVCIAIGSQVPRNLSIEGRELEGVYYAMEYLTMQNKLIAGEMVPDEQLINAKGKNVLVIGGGDTGSDCIGTANRQGAANVIQIEILPKPKELKEVEHRWPIPFPVYLKTSSSHLEGSNRRWALNTKRFIGENGKLTGVELVEVEWGKDETGRMMLNETGNSETLKVDLVFLALGFVHPIQEGFLEEMEIIMNERKNIHTDELRKTSVDKVFAAGDCVSGQSLVVSSIAHARKTAEHIDQFLKS from the coding sequence ATGGGAAATCCTAAAGCATTTTTAACAGTATATAGAAAAGAAGCCGGTTATCGTCCAAAACATGAAAGGATTTTAGATTATGGCGAAGTAGAGCAGACATTAAACACAGAAGATCGCCTGTTGCAGGCATCACGATGTATGGACTGCGGAGTTCCTTTTTGCCAGTATGGTTGTCCATTAGGAAATAAAATGCCTGAATGGCAGGATTTTATTTATAAAGGAAATTGGAAGAGAGCAGCACATAGTTTACAGTCTACTAATGATTTTCCCGAATTTACGGGAAGGGTATGTCCTGCGCCCTGTGAAAAAACCTGTGTATTAGCCATTGATGATTCACCGGTTACTATTCGGGAGAATGAAGCAGCAGTAATGGAACATGCGTATTCCGAAGGACATATGAAACCTCAGCCTCCATTGGAAAGAACAGGCAAAAGAGTTGCCGTCATAGGGTCAGGGCCGGCAGGAATGGCAGTAGCCAATCAATTAAATAAAAAAGGACATATGGTAACTGTTTTTGAAAAAGAAAATAGTATAGGTGGACTTTTGAGATATGGTATTCCTGATTTTAAACTCAATAAAAATATTGTACAAAGAAGGGTTGAGCTAATGAAAGAGGAAGGAGTTGAATTTGTGACCAATACCGAAGTAGGGAAAGATATTAAAAGTTCTGAACTAGTTGCTCAGTTTGATGCGGTTTGTATAGCTATAGGTTCTCAGGTGCCTAGAAATCTTTCCATTGAAGGAAGAGAGCTGGAGGGGGTTTACTATGCTATGGAGTACTTAACTATGCAAAATAAGCTTATTGCCGGAGAAATGGTTCCTGATGAGCAATTAATTAATGCAAAAGGTAAAAATGTATTAGTAATAGGAGGAGGAGATACCGGATCAGATTGTATCGGTACGGCAAACAGGCAAGGAGCAGCTAATGTAATCCAGATTGAAATTTTACCTAAGCCCAAAGAACTTAAAGAAGTTGAACATAGATGGCCGATTCCTTTTCCGGTTTATCTTAAAACCTCATCTTCTCACTTAGAAGGTAGCAACAGACGATGGGCACTAAATACCAAAAGATTTATTGGAGAAAACGGAAAGCTAACAGGTGTAGAACTTGTTGAAGTAGAATGGGGGAAAGATGAGACCGGAAGAATGATGCTAAATGAGACCGGAAACTCAGAAACTTTGAAAGTTGATTTGGTTTTTTTAGCCTTAGGATTTGTTCACCCTATACAGGAAGGATTTTTAGAAGAAATGGAAATCATTATGAATGAAAGAAAAAATATTCATACGGATGAGTTAAGAAAAACTAGTGTTGATAAAGTGTTTGCTGCCGGAGATTGTGTCAGTGGGCAATCTTTAGTAGTATCCAGTATTGCTCATGCAAGAAAGACAGCTGAGCATATCGATCAGTTTTTAAAAAGCTAA
- a CDS encoding DMT family transporter produces MIAKGKEIRYHLLALITAVIWGTTLISTKILIYNGLTPTEIFFFRFLMAYLCIWFFSPKKFLSENWKDEFYFGLLGLFGGSLYFITENMALGITQASNVSLILCTAPLLTALLSFLINRKNEKPTTKLIYGSLLAIIGVTLVIFNGSFILKLNPLGDFLTVAAAFSWAFYSLILRKMENRYPILFITRKVFFYGIITLVPFFIYEPISIDLKILFRPVVYINLLFLGIIASMLCFFMWNTAVKNLGVIRTSNYIYIVPLVTLITSAAILGEKITQIAIAGSICILAGVYLAENGVKIKYVRKKVK; encoded by the coding sequence GTGATTGCAAAAGGAAAAGAAATTAGATATCATTTACTGGCTTTAATAACAGCTGTAATTTGGGGAACTACATTAATATCAACTAAGATTTTAATATATAACGGATTGACGCCAACTGAAATATTTTTTTTTAGATTTTTAATGGCTTATCTCTGTATATGGTTCTTTTCTCCCAAAAAATTTTTATCAGAAAACTGGAAAGATGAATTTTATTTCGGGCTATTAGGTCTTTTCGGAGGATCGTTATATTTTATAACAGAAAATATGGCATTAGGAATAACTCAGGCTTCCAATGTTTCTCTCATTTTATGTACAGCTCCTTTACTTACAGCTCTTTTGTCTTTTTTAATCAATAGAAAAAACGAAAAACCAACCACCAAACTCATATATGGTTCATTACTGGCTATTATTGGAGTAACTTTAGTAATTTTTAATGGTAGCTTTATATTAAAATTAAATCCTTTGGGTGATTTTTTAACTGTTGCGGCAGCTTTTTCCTGGGCCTTTTATAGTCTGATTTTAAGAAAAATGGAAAATAGATATCCTATATTATTTATCACAAGGAAAGTCTTTTTTTACGGAATTATAACTCTTGTTCCCTTTTTTATATACGAGCCTATTAGCATTGATTTAAAAATTTTATTTAGACCTGTAGTTTATATAAATTTATTGTTTTTAGGAATTATAGCCTCCATGCTATGTTTTTTCATGTGGAATACAGCAGTTAAAAATTTGGGAGTTATCCGAACATCTAATTATATTTATATAGTGCCTTTAGTTACTTTGATAACTTCTGCCGCAATTTTAGGCGAAAAAATAACCCAGATAGCAATTGCAGGTTCTATCTGTATATTAGCGGGTGTTTATCTGGCAGAGAATGGAGTTAAAATAAAATACGTACGGAAGAAGGTAAAATAA